The Halobacterium litoreum genome includes a region encoding these proteins:
- a CDS encoding 2,5-diamino-6-(ribosylamino)-4(3H)-pyrimidinone 5'-phosphate reductase, whose product MHVVVNAAMSADGKLSTRRREQVAISGPEDFDRVDALRADVDAVMVGVGTVLADNPSLTLDDPALVREREDAGESPHPARVVADSHARTPPDAKLLDGTAETFVLVAEEEPIEHRETLEEAGATVVVAGENRVALPEALDELASHGVERLMVEGGGELIFSLFDAGLVDELSVFVAPKIIGGRDAPTLADGDGFVGDFPDLELAGVERIDDGVLLEYDCE is encoded by the coding sequence ATGCACGTCGTCGTGAACGCCGCGATGAGCGCGGACGGCAAACTCTCCACGCGCCGCCGCGAGCAGGTCGCCATCAGCGGTCCCGAGGACTTCGACCGCGTCGACGCTCTGCGCGCGGACGTGGACGCCGTGATGGTCGGCGTCGGCACCGTCCTCGCGGACAACCCCTCGCTCACGCTGGACGACCCGGCGCTGGTCCGCGAACGCGAGGACGCCGGCGAGTCACCGCACCCCGCCCGCGTCGTCGCTGACTCCCACGCCCGCACGCCGCCGGACGCGAAACTCCTCGACGGCACCGCCGAGACGTTCGTCCTCGTCGCGGAGGAGGAACCCATCGAACACCGCGAGACCCTCGAAGAGGCGGGCGCCACCGTCGTCGTCGCGGGCGAGAACCGCGTCGCGCTCCCCGAGGCCCTCGACGAACTCGCGTCCCACGGCGTCGAGCGCCTGATGGTCGAGGGCGGCGGCGAACTCATCTTCTCGCTGTTCGACGCCGGCCTCGTGGACGAACTGTCGGTGTTCGTCGCGCCCAAAATCATCGGCGGCCGGGACGCCCCGACGCTCGCCGACGGCGACGGCTTCGTCGGTGACTTCCCGGACCTCGAACTCGCCGGCGTCGAGCGAATCGACGACGGCGTCCTCCTCGAATACGACTGCGAGTAA
- a CDS encoding DUF7545 family protein translates to MDETTFTIEDADGNTDELTLPSGLVDLFSEEDDESEAQVVADIALMAFSQRAHMLVAHGEGEPSEELKEIEEATLDQFEERFGQTFGEATGHQH, encoded by the coding sequence ATGGACGAAACGACGTTCACCATCGAGGACGCGGACGGTAACACCGACGAACTCACGCTCCCCAGCGGGCTCGTGGACCTGTTCTCCGAGGAGGACGACGAGTCGGAGGCGCAGGTCGTCGCCGACATCGCGCTGATGGCGTTCTCGCAACGCGCGCACATGCTCGTCGCGCACGGCGAGGGCGAGCCGAGCGAGGAACTCAAGGAGATCGAGGAGGCGACCCTCGACCAGTTCGAGGAGCGCTTCGGGCAGACGTTCGGCGAAGCCACCGGCCACCAGCACTGA
- a CDS encoding DUF7537 family lipoprotein produces the protein MNRRVLAIAVAVLVALAGCSAGPLGGGSSAPDVSEQSWTDGEEVNVTAVFEAHADAAADLSSFEYESATTVASGGERAVTLALNNESERALKTTEPAGENADVRRSFFANDTVYVNAGDGESRAYTEDTNFTRFVDRGAALPAAPEILAQWDFEYEGFEDGAFVFEADSATADEDAPGIDVTNVVSTNATLVVEESGLVRSMQVSATVERDGERETLTTSAEYDSLNETTVETPDWVDEA, from the coding sequence ATGAACAGACGAGTCCTCGCGATAGCGGTCGCCGTCCTCGTCGCGCTCGCCGGCTGTTCGGCCGGTCCGCTCGGCGGCGGGTCGAGCGCGCCCGACGTGAGCGAGCAGTCGTGGACGGACGGCGAGGAAGTGAACGTGACGGCGGTGTTCGAGGCGCACGCCGACGCCGCCGCGGACCTCTCGTCGTTCGAGTACGAGTCCGCGACGACCGTCGCGAGCGGCGGCGAGCGAGCCGTCACCCTCGCGTTGAACAACGAGAGCGAGCGAGCGCTGAAGACGACTGAACCCGCCGGCGAGAACGCCGACGTGCGCCGGTCGTTCTTCGCGAACGACACCGTGTACGTGAACGCCGGTGACGGCGAATCGCGGGCCTACACCGAGGACACGAACTTCACGCGGTTCGTCGACCGCGGCGCGGCACTGCCGGCGGCGCCCGAAATCCTCGCGCAGTGGGACTTCGAGTACGAGGGCTTCGAGGACGGCGCGTTCGTCTTCGAGGCCGACAGCGCCACCGCGGACGAGGACGCCCCCGGCATCGACGTGACGAACGTCGTGTCGACGAACGCGACGCTCGTCGTCGAGGAGAGCGGTCTCGTCCGGTCGATGCAGGTCTCGGCAACCGTCGAGCGGGACGGCGAACGGGAGACGCTGACGACGAGCGCCGAGTACGACAGCCTGAACGAGACGACCGTCGAGACGCCGGACTGGGTCGACGAGGCGTAG
- a CDS encoding DUF7537 family lipoprotein, with protein sequence MNRRFLAVAVAFLTVLAGCSGALSGSPGDGGADSPELAEQSWSDGESVDFDALITEHRAVVSNATSVERHAVVSSGGQGETTVSFAANRDTERAFLSISSSVRNRTQIQETFVADGQLYAKSGTAENPQYANQSFDQNFSRFVDQQTVLTVNGTIIEQWDFAYQGYEDGAFVFEADSVTPDPDAPEGGLDVANVTETSATLRVTERGVVRELSVSATLERNGETTEILSVAEYGGLNETTVETPDWVDEA encoded by the coding sequence GTGAACAGACGATTTCTCGCTGTGGCGGTCGCCTTCCTCACCGTCCTCGCCGGCTGTAGCGGTGCGTTGTCCGGCAGTCCCGGCGACGGCGGCGCCGACAGTCCCGAGTTGGCCGAGCAGTCCTGGAGCGACGGCGAGTCCGTCGACTTCGACGCGCTGATAACGGAACACCGCGCCGTCGTGTCGAACGCGACGTCGGTGGAGCGACACGCGGTCGTCTCCTCGGGCGGGCAGGGCGAGACGACGGTGTCGTTCGCGGCGAACCGCGACACCGAGCGCGCGTTCCTGAGCATCTCCTCGTCGGTCCGGAACCGAACCCAGATCCAGGAGACGTTCGTCGCCGACGGCCAGTTGTACGCGAAGTCGGGCACCGCCGAGAACCCCCAGTACGCGAACCAGTCCTTCGACCAGAACTTCTCGCGGTTCGTCGACCAGCAGACCGTGCTGACGGTCAACGGCACCATCATCGAACAGTGGGACTTCGCGTACCAGGGCTACGAGGACGGCGCGTTCGTCTTCGAGGCCGACAGCGTGACGCCCGACCCCGACGCCCCCGAGGGAGGTCTCGACGTGGCGAACGTCACCGAGACGAGCGCGACGCTCCGCGTGACCGAACGCGGCGTCGTCCGCGAACTGTCCGTGAGCGCGACGCTCGAGCGGAACGGCGAGACGACGGAGATTCTGTCGGTCGCCGAGTACGGCGGCCTGAACGAGACGACCGTGGAGACGCCGGACTGGGTCGACGAGGCGTAG